The Blautia obeum ATCC 29174 region TGGTTCACATTTCACAGATCTGTGAAAAAAGGATCAAGAAACCATCAGAGGTTCTGGCAGTGGGAGATACAGTAAAGGTCAAAGTTACTGCGATCAAAGATGGCAAACTCAGTCTCAGCATCAAAGAAGCAACAGATATGATGGCAAAGGAAATCGAAGAAGAGGTTTACGAAGTGCCGGATGCAGGAGAGCAGGCAACGACTTCTCTGGGATCACTTTTTGCAAACATTAAATTAGATTAATTAATAAGAGGATTTTATTTTTATGAAAAATCAGGAAAAAATTTTTGTTATCGGACACAAAAATCCGGATACAGATTCCATCTGTTCTGCAATCGCCTATTGTGATATCAAAAACAGAACTACGCAGGAAAGCAGATATATTCCAAAACGTGCAGGACAGATCAATGAAGAAACAGAATATGTACTGAATCGTTTTGGAGTACATCCACCAGGATACTTAAGCAATATAGGAACACAGGTAAAGGATATGGATATCCGCCTGAGTCCGGAAGCAAATAAGAGCATGTCACTGAAAAATGCATGGGATCTGATGCAGGAAAACAGCATCGTTTCTCTGCCGATTCGTGAAAAAGACGGCACATTGGAAGGCCTGATCACAATTGGTGATATTGCAAAAACATATATGGATACAACAGACAGCTATCTTCTTTCCAGAGCGAGAACGCAGTATCAGCGAATCGCTGAGACAATCGGAGGAAAAGTGATCGAAGGTAACGCACATGGATATTTTATCCAGGGAAAGATTATGGTAGCAACTGCCAATCCGGATAAGATGAAAGAATATGTAGAAGAAAATGATATGGTCATCATGGGTAATCGTGAAGAAGACCATCTGCAGGCGATTGAGCAGAATGTAAGCTGTATCATCGTTGGAATGGGGATTGAAGTTACCGAAAAGGTACTGAAACTGGCACATGAGAAAGATATAGTCATTATTTCTTCTCCGTATGATACCTTTACGATCTCACGTCTGATCAATCAGAGTATTCCTGTTAAATATATCATGAAAACAGATAATCTGGTTACATTTAACACAGAAGATTTTACAGATGATATTCAGGAAGTAATGATCAAACATCGTCATCGTGCATTTCCGGTCATCAACAAAAAGGGCAAATGTATTGGTACGATTTCCAGACGTAATTTTCTGGACATGCACAGGAAAAAAGTGGTTCTGGTAGATCATAATGAAAAAGACCAGGCTGTAGATAATATTGATAAGGCTGATATCATGGAGATCATTGATCATCACAAACTGGGCACACTGCAGACAATGCAGCCGATCAGTTTCCGAAATCAGCCGGTTGGCTGTACAGGCACGATCATGTATCAGATGTATGGAGAACAGAAACTGGAGATTCCGCCTAAAATCGCCGGACTTCTCTGCGCTGCGATCATTTCTGATACACTGATGTTCCGTTCTCCGACCTGTACACTGCAGGACAAAATGGCTGCAGGTGCACTTGCACTTATTGCAGACATTTCCATTGAAGAATTTGCAAGAGAAATGTTTAAGGCAGGAAGCAATCTGAAAGACAAATCTCCGGAGGAAATCTTCTATCAGGATTACAAGAAGTTTATTGCAGAGGGAGATATCTGCTTCGGTGTAGGTCAGATCAGCTCCATGGATGCAGATGAACTGCGCGAGATCAAAGAGCGTCTGATTCCGTTTATGGTCAGCGAATGCGGACGTCATGGTGTATCAAGAGTATACTTTATGCTGACAGATATTATGGAGCAGTCTACAGAGCTTCTGTTCTATGGCGAGGGAAGTGAGGAAATGGCTGTCAATGCATTTAAGATTGAACCTAAGGATGGAACGATTTATCTGAAAGGTGTCGTATCACGTAAGAAACAGCTGATTCCGCCACTTATGGAGGCCGCACAGATGATCGGCAGCGATTACGTATAAATCGGAGGAAAACAAATGGCAAAACAAACATGGAAACCAGGCAATATGATCTACCCGATCCCGGCAGTCATGGTGAGCGTTACAGATGGGAAAGGGCAGGATGATATTATAACGGTTGCATGGACCGGTACCATCTGTACCAATCCTCCGATGGCTTATATTTCAGTAAGACCGGAGCGTTTTTCCTATCACATGATAAAAGAAACCGGAGAATTCGTGATCAATCTGACAACAGAAGAACTTGCTGCAGCAACGGATTACTGTGGAGTCAGATCCGGACGTGATGTAGATAAATTCAAAGAGACTGGACTTACGAGAGAAAAGGCGGATATCGTAAAAGCACCGATGATAAAAGAGGCTCCGGTATCAATCGAATGCAGAGTAAAAGAAATCAGAGAGCTTGGTTCACATCATATGTTTCTGGCAGAGGTTGTTGCAGTTCATGCAGACGAACGTTATATGGACGAAAATAATCGTTTTGACCTGAACAAAGCCAGACCGCTGGTCTATTCTCATGGAGAATATCTTGGCACAGGAAAGAAGCTGGGAACTTTTGGATACAGTGTAAAAAAACGTAAAAAAACTGTTCCCCCAAAAACGAAAAAGACCGCCAAGCCTTGATTTAAAAGAGATTGCAGAATACTGCTGTTTATGGTAAAATATTCTTTAAGCAATTCATAAGAGACAGGAGAAAAGAAATTTTATGAATAATATAACGTTGATAGGAATGCCGGGAGCAGGAAAAAGTACAATAGGGGTTGTACTGGCGAAGGTATTGGGCTATCAGTTCCTTGATTCCGATCTTCTGATTCAGAAACAGGAAAAGAGACGCCTGTCCGAAATCATAGAAGAAGAAGGATATAAAGGATTTAAAGATGTTGAGAATCGTGTCAATGCATCAATAGAGGCAGAGAATACGGTCATTGCAACAGGTGGAAGCGTTGTTTACTGCGAAGAAGCCATGGAACATCTGAAATCCATAGGAACCGTTGTGTATTTGAAATTGTCTTTAAATGCTCTTTCAAAGCGACTCGGAAATCTGAAGGGCAGAGGCGTTTTGCTGAGAGAAGGACAGACCCTTACGAATCTGTATGAAGAAAGAACTCCATTGTACGAAAAGTACGCAGATATTGTGATAGATGAAGAGGGGAAAGATCTGGAAGCAAGTCTGGAGATTCTTTTGAAAACACTGAAAGAAAAGTAAGAGTAACCATTGAAAAGCAGGGGAGCAGAAGCGTACAGAGGAAATTTTTATTTACAAATGTGAAATTTGTGTTATAATACGAAACTGAGCTTTTTAACAAAGTATTAAAAGTTTTTAAAAGTCTGATAATAAATTTCTGATATTTGCTTCGGCTTACGGAGTGAAAATAATTATAGAGGTGCTTTATGGAACAGTATGTAATTAAAGGCGGCAACCCGTTAGTGGGAGAAGTAGAAATTGGTGGCGCCAAAAATGCTGCACTTGCAATTCTTTCTGCAGCAATTATGACGGATGAAACAATCCTTATCGAGAACCTGCCTGATGTAAGAGACATTAATGTTTTATTGGAAGCAATCGCCGGTATTGGCGCACAGGTAGAGCGAATTGACAGATCTACAGTAAAAATCAATGGTTCTACGATCAACGACATCAGCGTTGATTATGAATATATTAAAAAAATCCGTGCATCCTATTATCTTCTGGGTGCATTACTTGGTAAATACAAACATGCAGAAGTACCGCTTCCTGGCGGATGCAACATCGGAAGTCGTCCGATAGACCAGCATCTCAAAGGATTCCGTGCACTTGGTGCATCTGTGAATATTCTTCACGGTGCGATCGTTGCCGAGACAGAGAATCTTCACGGAAGTCATATCTTCCTGGATGTAGTTTCTGTAGGAGCTACGATCAATATCATGATGGCAGCATCTATGGCGTCAGGACGTACGATAATTGAGAATGCAGCAAGAGAGCCGCATGTCGTTGATGTTGCGAACTTCCTGAACAGCATGGGCGCCAACATCAAAGGTGCAGGTACAGATGTTATCCGTATCAAAGGTGTTGAGAAACTTCACCGTACTGAATATTCCATCATCCCGGATCAGATTGAAGCCGGAACATTTATGTTCGCAGCTGCAGCAACCGGTGGTGATGTTACCGTTAAGAATGTTATCCCGAAACATCTGGAAGCAACTACAGCCAAACTGGAAGAAATCGGCTGTGAGGTTGAAGAATTTGATGATGCTGTACGTGTACGTGCAGGCAAGAGACTTCACCGCACACATGTGAAGACACTTCCTTATCCGGGATATCCGACAGATATGCAGCCGCAGATCGCAGTAACTCTGGCACTTGCAGAAGGAACCAGTATTGTTACGGAGAGTATTTTTGAAAACCGTTTCAAATATGCG contains the following coding sequences:
- a CDS encoding flavin reductase family protein, whose amino-acid sequence is MAKQTWKPGNMIYPIPAVMVSVTDGKGQDDIITVAWTGTICTNPPMAYISVRPERFSYHMIKETGEFVINLTTEELAAATDYCGVRSGRDVDKFKETGLTREKADIVKAPMIKEAPVSIECRVKEIRELGSHHMFLAEVVAVHADERYMDENNRFDLNKARPLVYSHGEYLGTGKKLGTFGYSVKKRKKTVPPKTKKTAKP
- a CDS encoding UDP-N-acetylglucosamine 1-carboxyvinyltransferase; translated protein: MEQYVIKGGNPLVGEVEIGGAKNAALAILSAAIMTDETILIENLPDVRDINVLLEAIAGIGAQVERIDRSTVKINGSTINDISVDYEYIKKIRASYYLLGALLGKYKHAEVPLPGGCNIGSRPIDQHLKGFRALGASVNILHGAIVAETENLHGSHIFLDVVSVGATINIMMAASMASGRTIIENAAREPHVVDVANFLNSMGANIKGAGTDVIRIKGVEKLHRTEYSIIPDQIEAGTFMFAAAATGGDVTVKNVIPKHLEATTAKLEEIGCEVEEFDDAVRVRAGKRLHRTHVKTLPYPGYPTDMQPQIAVTLALAEGTSIVTESIFENRFKYADELSRMGACIKVEGNSAIIDGVKKLTGARVSAPDLRAGAALVIAGLAADGITVVDDIVYIQRGYENFEEKLRSLGAEIEKVSSEKEIQKFRLRVG
- a CDS encoding shikimate kinase, translated to MNNITLIGMPGAGKSTIGVVLAKVLGYQFLDSDLLIQKQEKRRLSEIIEEEGYKGFKDVENRVNASIEAENTVIATGGSVVYCEEAMEHLKSIGTVVYLKLSLNALSKRLGNLKGRGVLLREGQTLTNLYEERTPLYEKYADIVIDEEGKDLEASLEILLKTLKEK
- a CDS encoding putative manganese-dependent inorganic diphosphatase is translated as MKNQEKIFVIGHKNPDTDSICSAIAYCDIKNRTTQESRYIPKRAGQINEETEYVLNRFGVHPPGYLSNIGTQVKDMDIRLSPEANKSMSLKNAWDLMQENSIVSLPIREKDGTLEGLITIGDIAKTYMDTTDSYLLSRARTQYQRIAETIGGKVIEGNAHGYFIQGKIMVATANPDKMKEYVEENDMVIMGNREEDHLQAIEQNVSCIIVGMGIEVTEKVLKLAHEKDIVIISSPYDTFTISRLINQSIPVKYIMKTDNLVTFNTEDFTDDIQEVMIKHRHRAFPVINKKGKCIGTISRRNFLDMHRKKVVLVDHNEKDQAVDNIDKADIMEIIDHHKLGTLQTMQPISFRNQPVGCTGTIMYQMYGEQKLEIPPKIAGLLCAAIISDTLMFRSPTCTLQDKMAAGALALIADISIEEFAREMFKAGSNLKDKSPEEIFYQDYKKFIAEGDICFGVGQISSMDADELREIKERLIPFMVSECGRHGVSRVYFMLTDIMEQSTELLFYGEGSEEMAVNAFKIEPKDGTIYLKGVVSRKKQLIPPLMEAAQMIGSDYV